The Choloepus didactylus isolate mChoDid1 chromosome 16, mChoDid1.pri, whole genome shotgun sequence genomic interval CCCCAGCGGGCCGCTCCGCCGCGCGTTCCGCCCGCGCCCGCTTCCCCAACGGCAGGGCCGCGCCCCCCGCCGCCCGCGTCCCCGGCCCGCGCCCCCGGCCCGCGCCCCCGGCCCGCCGGCCGCTCGGGCCGCACTCACATCCGTCCCGCGTCGTCCGGCGCGTCCTCCTGCAACAGCGAGAGGTCTGCGGGCGGGAGAGGAGAGGCCGGTCAGCGCCCCGCCCGACGGCGTCCCCCCGCCTCCCTCACGGCCGCCCCCCTCCGCCTCCCCGGGACGCCCCCCTTCTCCGCGCCGGGACCCCCTCCCGCCCGGCCGGCGGTATTCGGGCCGGCGAGCAGGGCGGGCGCGGGGAGGCGGCGCCGCCGAGCCCGGGCACGTACCCGCCATCTTGTGGTCGCCCCCTCCTCCTCGGTCTCCCGGGATCCGGGGCTACATGGACGCGGCGCGCGCCGGAGCCCGGGCACGCGCGGGCGGGCGCGAGGCGGCGGCGGGGTGCGCGCGGGCGGCGGCGGGGGGCGCGCCGCGCCGGGAGTCGGGCCGGGGTGCGGCGGGACGCCGGGGGCGGGGCGGACGGGCGGCCCCGTGGGCCTCCGCCTGCCGGGACTCCCGGCCTCCCCGCTGCTCgggccggcggcggcggcgctcaCACTCTTGGCCGAGGCGCTGCGAACGGGCGCGGGCTGCCGCCGACCGGACCCGGGGTGAGTGCCGGGCGGGGCCCCAGGCGCCCCGCACCCCCCCCGGCCGCCCTCTTTGTTGGGTCACCGGCCTCGCCCCGCGCTCGCTGTTCGCCCCGGCCCCGGGGGCTGCGCGGAGGCCCGGCCTGGCCTGGCCTGCTCCGGCCGCGGGGCGAGAAAGCGTCGGCCCCGCGCTCCGGGCCTTGCCGGCCGCTGTGAACAAAGCCCGGCCGGGCCGCCGGCTTCGACCTCAGACCCCACCCCGGCCCTCCGACCCCGACCTGGCCTCCTGGGCAGCCCGGCCCCACTCGGGTTCTGCCATTACCGAGTAGGCGAGCTACCAGTTTGCAAAGTGCTGGATGCTGCCTGCCTCTCAGGGCTGTTCGATTACATGATGATCGTAAGGGGGACCTACACGGGCCCGGATGCCTAGGAGGTGGCCGGAGAAGGGTGCCTACTTTAGGCTttcgtttttttcttttttaaaaataatctggaaGCATTTCTGACTCCATTTCACTGCCCTACCTCTTATTACTCCGGTATATCTCCACCTCCAACCAAGGCCTCCA includes:
- the LOC119511307 gene encoding translation initiation factor IF-2-like gives rise to the protein MPPLSSSSIEPHQQKDGSHEGGKAAGSAGPVSGPYRGPTRAGLPPRRPPPALTPRRSREGAHRARPEFPPHPFLPLQGATTRARRSSGGEGFTAAGPQRAAPPRVPPAPASPTAGPRPPPPASPARAPGPRPRPAGRSGRTHIRPASSGASSCNSERSAGGRGEAGQRPARRRPPASLTAAPLRLPGTPPFSAPGPPPARPAVFGPASRAGAGRRRRRARARTRHLVVAPSSSVSRDPGLHGRGARRSPGTRGRARGGGGVRAGGGGGRAAPGVGPGCGGTPGAGRTGGPVGLRLPGLPASPLLGPAAAALTLLAEALRTGAGCRRPDPGLKTYPSDCHSQGGQQVFSFLRG